Proteins encoded by one window of Salvia splendens isolate huo1 chromosome 14, SspV2, whole genome shotgun sequence:
- the LOC121765440 gene encoding tubby-like F-box protein 5: MAFKGKRGIDEKECSVEVVEEQSRWAYLPPELLLDIVVRVEANQRVWPARRSVVCCAAVCKSWRGIVREVVRIPEQCGLLTFPMSLKQPGPRDSPIQCFIQRERATSTYRLYLGLTPAISGEACKFLLAAKRIKRAMKTDFVISFAANEFSHTSDCYAGKLRSNFFGSKSYAHDSQPPCNTPIQSHRWLGKRISPKKVAPRMPICSFNVATIAYQLNILRTRGPRRMNCTMHTIPVSSTDEGGSATFGYGHDETLSPLTASQVRKPDFASDIPIRGKSKQLNSSIGEPLILKNKTPRWHEQLQCWCLNFRGRVTVASVKNFQLVAAGDSSENVPASEQENVILQFGKIGKDIFTMDFRYPLSAFQAFAICLSSFDTKPVCE; the protein is encoded by the exons ATGGCATTTAAGGGGAAAAGGGGCATAGATGAGAAGGAATGTAGTGTGGAGGTGGTAGAGGAGCAGAGCCGGTGGGCATATTTGCCTCCGGAGTTGCTTCTTGATATCGTTGTTAGAGTAGAGGCTAATCAGCGTGTGTGGCCGGCTCGGAGATCTGTGGTGTGTTGTGCTGCGGTTTGCAAGTCTTGGAGGGGGATAGTTAGAGAGGTCGTTCGGATTCCCGAGCAATGTGGTTTGCTCACTTTCCCTATGTCTCTTAAGCAG CCCGGCCCAAGGGACTCTCCGATACAGTGCTTTATCCAAAGGGAAAGGGCAACCTCGACTTATAGGTTATACCTCGGCTTAACCCCTG CTATTTCTGGGGAAGCCTGTAAGTTTCTGTTAGCAGCGAAACGAATCAAAAGAGCGATGAAAACAGATTTTGTCATATCTTTTGCAGCAAATGAGTTTTCTCACACCAGTGATTGTTATGCAGGAAAACTAAG ATCCAACTTTTTTGGCTCCAAATCCTACGCTCACGATTCTCAGCCTCCCTGCAACACTCCTATCCAATCTCACCGTTGGTTGGGGAAACGAATTTCCCCCAAGAAGGTGGCACCAAGAATGCCTATTTGCAGCTTTAATGTTGCAACCATTGCTTACCAACTTAACATTCTCCGCACAAGAGGGCCAAGAAGGATGAACTGCACGATGCACACGATTCCAGTATCATCAACTGACGAAGGTGGAAGTGCGACATTTGGTTATGGTCATGATGAAACTTTAAGCCCCTTGACAGCTTCTCAAGTGAGAAAACCAGATTTTGCTTCCGACATCCCTATCAGAGGCAAGTCCAAACAATTGAACAGCAGCATTGGTGAACCACTCATTTTGAAGAACAAAACTCCGAGATGGCATGAGCAGCTGCAGTGTTGGTGTCTCAACTTCAGAGGACGTGTTACTGTGGCATCGGTCAAGAATTTTCAGCTTGTAGCTGCCGGGGACTCATCAGAGAATGTTCCAGCTTCAGAACAAGAGAATGTCATCTTACAATTCGGGAAGATTGGAAAGGACATATTTACCATGGACTTTCGATATCCCCTCTCTGCGTTCCAAGCTTTCGCTATCTGTTTAAGCAGCTTTGATACGAAACCAGTATGTGAGTAg
- the LOC121764194 gene encoding putative uncharacterized protein DDB_G0290521, translating to MADRKSLFSRFWPPSASRRTPSQTGAAPPPATTTKQTPASQSSTSSPPPRRAEAKTPARQSTTKGSSSPATPPRAEPRKASPEPSKSPTTELQTKDEPKTSSPSRSPPSSKPASPSRLSSQSRSPPSSPQAQSPSRVTPSTPKRASKPASPIRATPRSPKPASPSKAPILASQQEPEAKEEDKPVVANGQAQDGKSFKHDDDEDKPSQTSQLDDAAPPAQDPEKGEKSKSLDAKPEDVKEVVEADEKEIVDSVAPKSTSAAQIVEKAEIPSEEDQTLRKKQDGPCMLATPGDTTASQPVKKSKKIMTDMSKLAKEIAGGDHKKAVSDRPVSVITLVGENRGASMHMESDHSKRERPIHIHRSYKSNPDQSPEATTDGDESSQAKKSENARCMEDQPSEAYVNNNAQGINNSIVFNTSIVEGSPGVHMVVSHQPIQSKDETSLPEARKAEVSTSRAEKLTYQPTIRRRCLRGLLLETSDSEQEKPRRHGCRVSCQKGNRENNIDVL from the coding sequence ATGGCAGATCGAAAGTCGTTATTCTCTCGATTTTGGCCTCCATCGGCTTCACGCCGTACGCCCTCCCAAACCGGTGCTGCACCACCACCAGCAACGACCACTAAACAAACACCTGCATCCCAATCTAGCACCTCATCACCACCACCACGTCGAGCTGAAGCCAAGACTCCGGCCAGGCAGTCGACCACCAAAGGCAGCAGCTCTCCCGCCACTCCACCTAGAGCAGAGCCTCGGAAGGCATCCCCTGAGCCAAGCAAATCGCCCACAACTGAATTGCAAACCAAAGATGAGCCTAAAACCTCATCACCATCGCGGTCCCCACCCTCGTCAAAGCCTGCTTCACCCTCTCGATTGTCGTCTCAATCTAGATCACCTCCCTCTTCACCCCAAGCACAATCCCCATCTCGtgtgaccccctccacgcccaAACGAGCATCAAAACCTGCTTCTCCCATCCGTGCCACTCCTCGTTCTCCCAAGCCTGCTTCCCCATCAAAAGCCCCCATTTTAGCATCTCAACAAGAACCAGAGGCCAAGGAAGAGGATAAACCTGTAGTAGCCAATGGGCAAGCTCAGGATGGGAAAAGCTTCAAGCACGATGATGACGAAGACAAGCCTTCTCAAACATCACAACTTGACGATGCAGCGCCACCTGCCCAAGACCCGGAGAAAGGTGAAAAAAGCAAAAGCTTGGATGCAAAGCCTGAAGATGTGAAAGAAGTAGTGGAAGCAGACGAGAAGGAAATCGTTGATTCTGTTGCTCCAAAGTCTACCTCTGCAGCACAAATTGTTGAAAAGGCCGAAATCCCGAGCGAAGAAGACCAAACCCTCAGAAAGAAGCAAGATGGCCCCTGCATGTTAGCAACGCCCGGTGACACTACAGCTTCTCAACCAGTGAAGAAAAGCAAAAAGATCATGACTGACATGTCGAAACTTGCCAAGGAAATAGCCGGTGGAGACCACAAAAAAGCCGTTTCTGACAGGCCTGTAAGCGTCATAACCCTCGTAGGAGAGAACAGAGGAGCATCGATGCACATGGAATCCGATCATTCAAAAAGAGAGAGGCCGATTCACATTCACCGGAGCTACAAGAGCAACCCCGACCAAAGTCCTGAAGCAACCACTGATGGAGATGAAAGTTCCCAAGCGAAAAAGTCAGAAAACGCGAGATGCATGGAAGATCAACCGTCGGAGGCATATGTAAACAACAATGCACAAGGGATCAACAACTCCATCGTGTTCAACACTTCCATAGTAGAAGGAAGTCCAGGAGTTCACATGGTTGTAAGCCATCAGCCAATCCAGTCAAAAGACGAAACAAGTCTGCCTGAGGCACGAAAGGCTGAAGTTAGCACCAGTCGTGCAGAGAAACTCACCTATCAGCCAACAATTAGAAGAAGATGCCTGCGAGGTCTTCTCTTGGAAACGAGTGATTCTGAGCAAGAAAAGCCTCGACGCCATGGTTGTCGTGTTTCATGCCAGAAAGGGAATAGAGAGAACAACATAGATGTTCTCTAA
- the LOC121764697 gene encoding CBS domain-containing protein CBSX3, mitochondrial-like produces the protein MQGLLQTVRFWTTKHPQGLNGARPETGLRNTTVAEVLSTKGQDKAGSWLWCRTDDTVCDAIKQMAQNNVGSLVVLNPGEQHHIAGILTERDYLRKVIVQDRSSIYTKVGEIMTNKDKLVTVTSDTSILHAMQLMTENQIRHAPVIDGKIVGMISIVDVVKAVVEQQHEELKRLNEFIRGEYY, from the exons ATGCAAGGGCTTCTACAGACAGTTCGATTTTGGACAACAAAGCATCCGCAAGGTTTGAACGGTGCAAGGCCAGAGACAGGACTGCGCAACACTACGGTTGCAGAGGTGCTATCAACCAAAGGGCAAGACAAGGCCGGGTCCTGGCTCTGGTGTCGGACAGATGACACCGTCTGTGATGCTATCAAGCAA ATGGCTCAGAACAACGTAGGGTCTCTCGTGGTTCTGAATCCGGGGGAGCAACATCATATAGCCGGAATTCTAACGGAACGAG ACTATTTGAGGAAGGTGATTGTGCAAGACAGGTCCTCTATATACACAAAAGTTGGGGAGATCATGACTAATAAG GACAAGCTAGTGACAGTAACATCAGATACAAGCATTCTTCATGCAATGCAGCTCATGACTG AGAATCAGATTCGGCATGCCCCGGTTATAGATGGGAAGATAGTAGGCATGATTTCCATTGTGGATGTTGTGAAAGCTGTAGTAGAGCAGCAACATGAAGAATTGAAGCGACTAAACGAGTTTATCCGAGGAGAGTACTATTAA